The genomic DNA TCTCGTTTTACGAAGTGGTGATGCGTTACCTGTTTGATTCGCCCACCACCTGGGTGCATGAAACTGCCTCATTTATCGGCGGCTCCTTGTTCATTATCGGTGGGATTTATGCCTTTGCGGCCAACCGCCATGTGCGTGTGGTCTTAGTTTACGACGCGGTATCGTCACAAACGCGCAAATACCTCAACCTGGTTCATCACCTCGTCGGACTCGCGTTTGCCAGCATGCTGGCCTATTCATCCTACTCGCTTGCCAAGGAAGCCTGGTTTGCACCTTGGGGCGAGCTACGACTTGAGACCTCGGGGTCTGTGCTCAATGCGCCCTATCCGGCGCTGCTTAAAGGGCTGATTTTTATCGCGCTGTGCATTCTTGTGCTCCAGTTTGTATTGCATCTCATCCAAGAGCTGGTCGGGCTGAGGAACAAAGACGATGTTTGATTTATCTTCGATTGGACTGGCGTGGGGAAGCCTGCTCATGCTGGTGATGCTGATTGGATTGCTACTCACTGGGATGCAATTGGCGTTTGTGTCTGGGTTTGTGGCGATCTTTTTTACCCTCTTTTGGTTTGGCCCCGAGGCGATGCCATTAATTGCCAGCCGTACCTACAGTTTTGCCTCTGGTTACGTCTTTTTAGCCGTGCCGATGTTCGTATTAATGGCGGCACTACTTGACCGTTCAGGCATCGCCAAAGATCTTTTCGATGCCATGAAGTCCCTAGGGCGCAAGGTGAGAGGCGGGGTCGCGGTACAAACCATTTTAGTCGCGGTGTTGCTGGCTTCTATGTCTGGCGTGATTGGCGGTGAAACCGTGCTATTGGGGATCTTGGCGTTACCGCAAATGCTCCGCCTTGGTTATGATCGCAAGCTGGCGATCGGGACCACCTGTGCCGGGGGTGCGCTGGGGACCATGCTGCCGCCCAGTATCGTACTGATCATCTATGGTATGACCGCCAGTGTGTCGATTGGTGATTTGTTCAAGGCATCCTTTCTCCCCGCCTTCATTCTCGCCGCTTGTTACATCGCTTATGTGTTGATTCGTTGTAAGTTAAACCCGTCACTGGCGCCGATCCCAAGTGACAGCGGGGAAGACGATGAGCCGCAAGTGAGCTACTTTAAAGCGTTGTTTTTCCCACTTTTCTCGGTAGCCGTGGTACTTGGCAGTATTTACACTGGAGTGGCCTCGGTCACTGAAGCCTCGGCGCTTGGCGTGGTGGGGATCATGCTGTCTGCGATTGTCCGTGGTGAGATGAACCTTTCGATGCTCAAAGAGAGCGCAATTGCCACTATGCGTACTTGCGGGATGATCATGTGGATTGGCATTGGTGCCAGCGCCCTGGTGGGAATCTACAACCTGATGGGCGGGATTGATTTTGTTGAACAAGTGATCCTGAGCCTAAGCGGCGGCAGTGCGATAGGTACCTTGCTTATCATGATGGTGATCTTACTCGTCTTAGGGATGTTTTTAGACTGGGTCGGGGTGGCGCTGTTAACCATGCCGATTTTTGTGCCCATCATCACCGGGCTTGGTTTTGACCCCATTTGGTTCGGGGTGGTGTTCTGCCTCAACATGCAGGTGTCGTTCCTTTCGCCGCCATTTGGACCCGCTGCCTTCTACCTTAAATCAGTCGCCCCGAAAGACATTAGTCTTGGTGAGATTTTTACCTCACTGCTGCCTTTTATCGCCCTGCAAGTGTTCGTGCTGTCATTGGTGATTATCTTCCCTGAGTTGGCAATGTGGTGGCAATGATCATGGTATTAAAACAGCAATATCGAGTTCTCAAGGTGTTATCGCTAGCGTGTGGCTTGGCTAAGGGTTGTGGTGTGCAATGAAAGTAAAAAAACTATTAATCATGGGGGTTTCAGGGTGCGGCAAAAGCCTGATTGGCAGTGAAATTGCCCGTGCACTCGACCTGCCTTTTTATGACGGTGACGATTATCATCCCGCTGACAATGTAGAAAAAATGCGGCAAGGGATCCCACTGACTGATGCTGACCGCAGCGGTTGGTTACGTACCTTGAACCGTCTGTATACCGACAATGAGGCAGCGGTGATTGCTTGCTCAGCATTAAAGCCGGAGTACCGCGACGTGCTGCGACAAAACAACCCAGAGTTAGTGATTGTCTATCTGCAAGGGGATTACGCTACGATTTGGTCGCGGCTACAAAAACGGGCTAACCATTATTTTCATGGTGAGGCCATGCTGCGTAGCCAATTTGACGCCTTGGTCGAGCCCAGCCCCGAAGAGGCCTTGTTTGTCGATATCTCTTACCCCGTCGACACCGTGGTCGCGCACGCGTTGCAACAAATAAAGGAGATGGAGTCATGACGCCATCACAGATAGGTCTGGTTGGATTAGGTGTGATGGGGAAAAGCCTGGCTTTAAACCTGGTCGATCATGGCTTTAATGTCGCAGGCTTTGATATTGACCCGCATCACCGCCAAGCGGCGCTTGAGGCCGCGTTACCCCTCAATCAGGCGTCGGACAAGGGGCTGCTAACGGTGGTTGATTCGCTCTCTCAGCTGCTGGCCAGTTTGCAAACGCCGCGCGTTATCGCCTTGTCGGTGCCCGCCGGCGAGGTGGTCGACACGGTGATCGATGAGTTGCTAGCAGCGGGGCTCGCACCTGACGATATTGTTATCGACACCGGCAACAGCCTGTGGACGGATAGTGAGCGGCGCGCCCGCGACTACCAAGAGCAATTTCGATTTTTTAACACCGCCATTTCCGGCGGGGAAGTGGGCGCTCGCACCGGCCCCTCGCTGATGGCCAGTGGCGATGCGTCAGCGTGGGCGCAGGTTAAACCCATGTGGTTGGCGATTGCGGCAAAAGTGGATCACGCTGGTCAGCCTGTGAGCCAGTTTGAGCAGGGTGAACCGTGTGCCGCTTATTTGGGCGGTGCGGGTGTGGGTCATTATGTCAAGATGGTACATAACGGCATTGAATATGCGGACATGCAGTTAATTGCGGAAGCGTACCACTTTATGTCGCAAGCACTAGGACTGTCAGCGGTGGAAATTGGCCAATGTTTTGCTCGTTGGAACCAAGGGCCACTCAATAGCTACTTGATGGCAATCAGCGCCGAGATCTTGCAAACCCCAGACCCTATCACAGGTAAGCCGTTCGTCGAGGTGGTGCTGGATAAAGCCGGCCAAAAGGGGACAGGCATGTGGACGGCAGTGAATGCGCTGCAAACCGGTGTCGCGGCTCCGACCATTGCCCAGGCGGTGTTTGCTCGCGCCCAAAGTGGCTTAAAAACGGTGCGAGTGGCGGCAGCGAAAACCCGTACCAACTCAGCGGCAGTTGCGTATGATGATATTGATACACAGCTTGAAAACCTGCACGACGCCCTGTATTACGCCAAATTATCGGTGTATGCCCAAGGGTTTGACCTGATCAACACCACCGCGCAGCAACAAGGCTGGACACTGGACTTTGCGCAAATTGCCAAGATTTGGCGCGCAGGGTGCATTATCCGCGCGCAATGTTTAAGCGAGATTGCCAGCGCGTATCAACAGACGCCAGATGTCGCTAATTTACTTCTTGTCGCGCCCTTTGCCGAAGCGATGAACCGCCAAGCTCCCGGCTGGCGTGCGACCGTTGCCAGTGCCGCGCAAGCGGCGGTACCTATTCCCGCGATGGCGGCGTCATTGAGTTATTTTGATGCCCTGTACAGCGAGGTGTTACCCGCTAACTTGCTTCAGGCTCAGCGCGACTATTTTGGCGCTCATGGCTATGCACGTGTGGATGACGATGAGTCACGCCAGTACCATTTAACCTGGAGTGAGCAACCAAAGCGCCAGCGAATACGATAATAGAAGGCGCGCTGTGATGGGCGCGCCTTTTTGTTACACGTAACAACAAAAAGGGTCAAAGAGTGGGTATGATGGAGCCAAAACAAGACTGCATCAATGACAGACCCAGATGGCGAATAAGAAAAAGCGACCGACATTACAAGACATTGCCGACCGAGTCGGCGTCACCAAAATGACAGTAAGCCGTTGTTTGCGCGATCCGGCGATGGTCTCGGACGCCGCCCGTGAAAAAATCCAATTGGCGGTAGAGGAGCTGGGTTATATTCCCAACCGCGCCCCCGATATTCTTTCTAATGCGAAATCCCACGCGATTGGCGTACTGGTGCCTTCCCTGACCAACCAAGTCTTTGCCGAAGTGATCCGCGGGATTGAATCGGTTACCTCACCAGAGGGCTATCAAACCATGATTGCCCACTACAGCTACAGCGCCGCGCTTGAGGAGCAGAGCATTGAGTCTTTGCTATCGTATAACGTCGATGCAATCATTCTGTCCGAAAATGTGCATACCGATAGAGCGCGCAAAATGTTGCAAACCGCCTCGATTCCGGTGATTGAAATCATGGACAGCGTGTCGCCACGCCTCGAGCAAGCGGTCGGTTTTGACAACACCCAAGCCTCGCGGGATATGACCAACGCCCTGATTGAAAAAGGGCGCCAATGCATTGCGTATTTTGCCGCCCGTATGGATGAGCGCACGCGCTTAAAGCTTGAGGGTTATCATCAAGCGATTGCTCAAACCCAGCAAATGCCGATCAGTCTGCAAACTGAAGACGCCTCGTCATTTACCTTAGGGGCCAAGTTACTCGGCCAGATCCTTGAGTTACATCCCAAGGTGGATGGCATTGTTTGCACCAACGATGACTTGGCGATTGGCGCTTTATATGAATGCCAACGACGCGGGATCAAGGTGCCGGAACATATTGCGATTGCCGGTTTTCACGGCCACGATATCAGCCAAGCCATGCTCCCTAAACTGGCGACAGTGATCACCCCCCGAGAAGAAATCGGCCGCGTCGCTGCCACCGAGCTTATCGCCCGACTCCGCGGCGCCGACACCTGGCCGAGTCACATCGATCTTGGCTACCGCATCGAACACGGGGAGAGTATTTGAGGCAGGGATTGTCGTATGACTGTGAGGTGTTTTCTGCGAACGCTTAACTGAGGGATATTACGTGGGAGCTGGTCACCCCGATGCCAAACTTTATGTGGCAGCAAGCGGCGAAGTTGGCGGTAGGCTAGGGGATGGCGAATCTTTTGTAGACACTGGTTGGATGAATAATGTGGGAGGGTAGAGCAAGCGATGACTGAGACTACGTGGGCATTGATTGGGCTCTGGCTATTTTTTACTGCGGTATTCGCGTGGTGTGGGCTCAGCCTAAAAATCCAAAAAATGAGTCAAAACAGTGAAAAGCGGGATAACACAAGCGGTTAATACAGATTTGCTTTACCGCTCCCGCAAAAGGGGTCTATTCGCATAACGCTATAGGCGATACAAAACAACCCGACATGTAGAGCCGAGCTGTCTTTATATGGCTGATAGTTAAGCGCCGCGAACCGTTATTGATCACTCAATATTCTGGATCTGCTCGCGCATTTGTTCGATAAGCACTTTGAGCTCGACGCCGGAGGCGGTGATCTCGGTGCTGATCGATTTGGAGGCGAGGGTGTTGGCTTCGCGGTTGAACTCTTGCATCATAAAGTCCAAGCGTCGGCCGCAGGCGCCGCCTTTTTTGAGGATCTTGCGCGCCTCTGAAACGTGTGAGTCCAAGCGGTCAAGCTCTTCCGCAACGTCTACTTTTTGCGCCAGCATCACCATTTCTTGCTCTACGCGGGCTGGGTCGAGTTCCACTTGTGCTTCTTCTAAGCGCGTGGTTAAACGTTCACGCTGCCACTCAATCACGGTGGGCATCTTTTCACGCACTTTGATCACTTCAGCGCTAATGGCATCGAGTCGCTGCTCAATCAGGGCTTTCATGTTCTCGCCTTCGCTGGCACGTGCGGCGATAAAGGCATCAAGTGCTTCATCAAGACCGGCCAATAAGGCGCGGTGTAGCTCGTCGGTGTCTTGCTCCGGCGCTTCCATCACCCCTGGCCAGTTCAGTACTTGAAACGGATTGATGTTGCCCTCACCCGCGGTCTCTTTCACCCATTTGGCGGCGTGAATCACTTGTTTGGCCAAGGCTTCATTAATGGTGAGCTTATCTTGGCTGGCTTGTGAGGTATCAAAGCGCAGGTTGCATTCCACTTTGCCGCGGGCTAGGCGCTTGCGAAAACGCTCGCGTACCACAGGCTCAAGGCTACGTAGCGGCTCAGGCATGCGAATGTAGGTTTCGAGATAGCGCTGGTTGACGGAGCGGATTTCCCAAACCGCGTTGCCCCAATCGCCCTTGAGTTCTTGACGGGCGTAGGCGGTCATACTGTGGATCATGTGTACCTGCTCTTATGTGCTGAAGGTCAATGGCAAAGATTATACGCATCCATACCCTTGCCGTCAGCTCTCTTGGTCTGTGGGGTGGACAGGGATCGCAAGCGAGCGGAGAAACACGTATAATCGCGACCACATTCTTACAGTCAATAAGGTAACTTGCATGCGCCCAAGTGGAAGAGCACTCGACCAAATTCGTCCCGTTAGCTTTACCCGCGGTTTTACGGCCCACGCAGAAGGCTCTGTGTTGGTGTGCTTTGGTGATACCAAGGTGATCTGTAACGCCACGATTGAAGAGGGCGTGCCGCGCTTTTTAAAAGGCAAGGGCCAAGGTTGGGTAACTGCCGAGTATGGCATGTTGCCACGTGCAACCCACACCCGTAACCGTCGTGAAGCATCAAGCGGTAAACAAGGTGGCCGTACCGTCGAAATTCAACGTTTGATTGGCCGCAGTTTGCGCGCCGCGGTCGATTTAAAAGCACTGGGTGAGCGCACCATTACGGTTGACTGTGACGTGATTCAAGCAGACGGTGGCACACGCACTGCATCCATTTCTGGCGCGAGCGTGGCCCTGGCGGACGCACTTAACGCGCTGGTACGCGACGGCAAGCTTGCAGCTAACCCAATGCGTGGCCATGTGGCCGCCGTGTCGGTGGGTATTTATCAGCAAACGCCGATTTGCGACCTTGAATACGTGGAAGACTCGGCGGCCGATACCGACATGAATGTGGTGATGCTCGAAGATGGCCGCATGATTGAGGTGCAGGGCACTGCCGAGGCCGAGCCGTTTACCCCCGATGAGCTAAACGCGATGCTCGCGTTGGCCAGTAAGGGCATCGATGACATTGTCGTCGCGCAAAAATCGGCACTCGCCGACGCATAACAGATTAAGTAGCTCCCGCATCGGGGGCTATTTTTTTATCTATCCGACCCCGGGTGACATGTGGCGTGTTACCCAGACAACCAAGAGAGGAACGAATGAAAGCCTATCAGCGCCAGTTTATTGAGTTTGCCTTAGAGCGTGAGGTATTAAAGTTTGGCGAGTTTACCCTTAAATCAGGGCGGAAGAGTCCGTACTTTTTTAATGCCGGCTTGTTTAACACCGGGCGCGATTTGGCAAAGCTGGGTGAATTTTATGCGGCCGCGTTGATGGATGCAGGGATTGATTACGATGTGTTGTTTGGTCCGGCTTACAAAGGGATCCCGATTGCGACCACCACGGCGGTGGCACTTGCTACGCATCATGATGTGGATACGCCTTATTGTTTTAACCGCAAAGAGGCCAAAGACCATGGTGAGGGCGGCAACTTGGTCGGCAGCGCGCTGAGTGGCCGTGTGATGTTGGTGGATGATGTGATCACCGCAGGTACCGCCATTCGTGAGTCAATGACACTGATTCAAGCGCAAGGGGCACAGCTTGCCGGTGTATTGGTGGCCATTGACCGCCAAGAGCGTGGGCAAGGAGAGTTGTCGGCGATCCAAGAAGTCGAGCGTGACTTTGGTTGTCAGGTGGTTTCCATTATTAGCTTATCGGACTTGGTCACTTATTTAGAGCAAAGCCAAGCCGATCCGGCTCAGCTAGCGGCGGTGAAAGCGTACCAGGCGAGCTACGGGATTTAAGTTACGCGCGTGCAGCTGGCAGAGCCATTTAGGTGGCCTGTTGCACTACGCCAGTTGCACTGCGCTATTTACTGCAGTTGATTGGTGAGCAGTTGCCAGTATTGCTCGAAATTGGCAGTCGGCAACTGCTTAAATGACGAACGCACGTAGCGACAAAAGCCACCTTCCACTTGGCTAATCAATTGGCTGGCGAGCACTGCCTCATCCAATGGGAACCCTTTTCCTTCGCGTAAACGACGCTCGCGCAGTACTTGCTTAAGCTGCGCTTCGACGCGTTCAAACAGCTGGTTGATGCGCGCTTGTAATCTATCTTGCTCAAACATCAAGGCATGGCCTGTCATGATGCGCGTGAGCCCCGGGTTGCGCTCACCAAAGGCCAGCAGCAATTGCAAAATCAGTTTGAGGCGCACCAAGGTATCCTTTTCTTCCTCAATGATCAGGTTGATGCGGGATAACAGGGAATCTTCGATAAACTCGATTAGCCCCTCAAACATCCGCGCTTTACTGGGGAAGTGGCGATAGAGAGCTGCCTCAGACACCCCGACTTGCTCGGCGAGTTTGGCCGTGGTGATGCGTTGGCTGCCTTGGTTGGATTCCAGCATTTGCGCGAGCGCTTGAAGGATCTCTTCGCGGCGATTACTTTTTTTTGGGGCTGCCATGGATGCGATTCCTTTGTCTTTTTATCTGTCACACTGGCGACCGGTAAAGGAGGCATCATGGAGAGGTGCCGCCATGTGTGGATTTTTCCCCTATCTTAGCGACGAGGTCTCTGTATTAAAAGCAAAAAGCGTGGCCATGGCGCACGCTTTTGAACTTGTATTTTGGCGATAAGTAGGTTGCCCCTTTCACGCACCTCAGTGCTCATCCTGGATGGTTTGCTGTAAATAGCGGGCATGTATGTGCGCCATCACCTCGTGAGCTAATGTACGCTTTTCCGTGACCGGTAGGGCTTTGTCTCCCCCAGGCCAAAACAGGTGCAAGGCATTGCGATCGCTGTTAAAGCCTTGATCGGATTGGGATACATCGTTAGCACAAATCATATCAAGCGTTTTGCGCGTCAGCTTGTCACGCGCGTAGGCCGCTACATCTTGGGTTTCGGCGGCAAAGCCGACCGTAAATGGACGATGTGTTGTTAAGCCCGCTACCGAAGCAATAATGTCGGGATTTTTCACCATGGTGACCGTCATTGTGTCTTGATTGGCCTGCTTTTTCATTTTCTGCTCGGCCATGGTCTGTGGACGGTAGTCCGCGACCGCGGCACAGCCGATAAAAATGTCGTGATCGGTGATGCTCGCATGCACCGCATCATGCATTTGTTGGGCACTGGTGACATCAATACGCGTGACACCTGTCGGCACTGCCAAAGCCACCGGGCCGGAGACTAAGGTGACATCGGCCCCTAAACGGGCTGCCGCCTCGGCGAGGGCATAGCCCATTTTCCCTGAACTGTGGTTAGACAGATATCGGACTGGGTCTAGCGCTTCGCGGGTAGGGCCGGCGGTAATCATCACGCGCTTGCCTGAGAGCGGCTTGGGACCGGCCCAACGTTCGCATTCACCCACTAAGGCCAAAGGCTCGAGCATGCGCCCGGGGCCCACATCACCGCAGGCTTGCGCGCCACTGTCTGGGCCCCATATCAGGCAGCCGCGTGCACGTAGCCCACTTAAGTTCGCTTGGGTGGCGTGGGCGCGATACATTTGCTGGTTCATCGCCGGCGCAATCGCCAGGGGGGCATCGGTGGCCAAGCACACGGTGGTGAGCAAATCATTGCCCATGCCAGCGTGGATCCGGGCAATTAAATCGGCGGTTGCGGGGGCAATCAGCACCAAGTCGGCCCATTTAGCCAGTTCAATATGCCCCATAGAGGCCTCAGCCGCGGGGTCGAGTAAGCTATCCGATACCGGATGACCGGAAACGGCTTGCAGGGTCAGTGGGGTAATAAACTCTTTTGCAGCATGAGTCATCACCACCTTGACGGTAGCGCCACGCTCGATGAGGCGGCGGGTAAGGTCGGCACACTTATACGCGGCAATCCCGCCGCCCATGCCAAGCAGAATACGTTTACCGGCCAGCGTCTGGGCTGGCTGCTGTGAACTATTGGCCATAATGCTCTGTGTGTTGGAACATGAATGATAAAACCATACCATAATCCTTAGCGCAAAAAGCTTGTTTGAGCGCATGAATCCGCATGGGGTGTGATGTGCGTTGGGTGTGATATGGCTAGCGCACGGCTGAAAGCGTTGATGGTGGCTCATGATAAAATCGCGAACGCGCCGCAGTTACACGGAAAAGTCATTGCGGCATGAAAGGCGCTTACTTTAACTGGCGGCAACGTTGAAGAGGAATCACCATGAGCCTAAAAACCTTGCCGCAAGATTGTCGCCCCAGGGAACGCTTGTTAGCACGGGGAGCGGAAAGCCTCTCGGATGCCGAGCTGTTGGCGATTTTTTTACGCACGGGCGTCACAGGGATGAGTGCGGTAGCGCTGGCTGACCATCTGTTGCAGGATTTTGGTTCGCTCCGGGCGCTGATGGGCGCGGACCAAGGGGCGTTTTGTCAGCGAAAAGGACTGGGTAGCGCCAAATACGCCCAGTTGCAGGCGGTATTGGAGTTGAGTCGACGTTATTTAAAAGAAACCTTGAGCAAAACCGACGCACTCACCAGCCCAGACCATACTCGCCGTTACCTTTCGACCTTGCTGCGTGACCGACCTCGCGAGGCATTTTACGTTTTATTTCTCGACAATCAGCATCGCGTGATCGCCGATGAACAGCTTTTTGAAGGCACACACAATGCGGCGAGCGTCTATCCACGAGAAATTGTCCGTCGCGCGCTCGAGTTGCATGCGGCAGCACTGATTTTGGCCCATAACCACCCATCCGGCGTGGCAGAGCCGAGCCAGGCAGACCGACATATTACCGATAGAATTGCCAATGCCTTGTCATTAGTGGATGTTCGCGTGCTTGATCACCTAGTGATTGGGGACGGAGATGTGGTATCGTTCGCCGAACGAGGTTGGTTGTTATCCCCTTAAGGATCGCCATTGGCGAAAAAAACGATCAAAAAGCGCATAAAAGGATCTGCTCGGGACTTGAGCAATGTGAATTCAGTTAGTATAATGCGCCACCTTTGATAGCCTTGACCTTCGACCTGACCTTAACGATGCAGGACTGGCGGACAAGGTTGATATCGAGCCGAAACGATTTTGGAGAGACTTTCATGTCACGAGTATGCCAAGTAACTGGCAAGCGTCCTGTAGTTGGTAACAACCGCTCTCACGCTAATAACGCCACCAAGCGTCGTTTTCTGCCGAACCTGCAAACTCATCGTTTCTGGGTAGAAAGCGAAAAACGCTTCGTTAAACTGCGTCTATCTACTAAAGGTATGCGCATCATCGACAAAAAAGGCATTGATTCTGTACTTACAGAAATGCGTGCCCGCGGTGAGAACGTATAAGAGGAATTAGAGAATGGCTAAAAACGGCGTTCGTGAGAAGATTCGTCTAGTATCCTCTGCAGGTACTGGTCACTTCTACACCACAGACAAGAACAAACGTAACATGCCTAGCAAATTCGAGATCAAAAAATTTGATCCTGTAGTTCGCAAGCACGTTATGTATAAAGAAGCCAAAATCAAGTAATTTGATTGACGCTTTGAGAAAGACCCAGCTTAGGCTGGGTTTTTTTATAACTAAAATCTGGCCGCATTTGTGGTTATACTGCGGAGGACAAGCGTAACGTCCTCAGGTGAACAGACATGAAGCTAAAGCGGCAGACATGGAATAACATCCTGATTCTCTCAGTGGTGGTTTTTTTTGGCTTAATGCTGCTGCCAGATTATTTGCGTCATCAACGCCAAGCACGGGCAACACCTGAGGGGGTGATTGCGCTGGTTGAGTCGCGCAGTGACGTGCTGTCGTTGCGGTTTTCCCATTTAACACTGACGCGTACGTTAGAGGGCTGGCAATCGGATAAACCCTTGGTGATTAGCCCGACAGAGCTTGCTCAGCGCTGGCTAGGGCTGACTGGGACGCAAGTCGA from Salinivibrio kushneri includes the following:
- the gndA gene encoding NADP-dependent phosphogluconate dehydrogenase is translated as MTPSQIGLVGLGVMGKSLALNLVDHGFNVAGFDIDPHHRQAALEAALPLNQASDKGLLTVVDSLSQLLASLQTPRVIALSVPAGEVVDTVIDELLAAGLAPDDIVIDTGNSLWTDSERRARDYQEQFRFFNTAISGGEVGARTGPSLMASGDASAWAQVKPMWLAIAAKVDHAGQPVSQFEQGEPCAAYLGGAGVGHYVKMVHNGIEYADMQLIAEAYHFMSQALGLSAVEIGQCFARWNQGPLNSYLMAISAEILQTPDPITGKPFVEVVLDKAGQKGTGMWTAVNALQTGVAAPTIAQAVFARAQSGLKTVRVAAAKTRTNSAAVAYDDIDTQLENLHDALYYAKLSVYAQGFDLINTTAQQQGWTLDFAQIAKIWRAGCIIRAQCLSEIASAYQQTPDVANLLLVAPFAEAMNRQAPGWRATVASAAQAAVPIPAMAASLSYFDALYSEVLPANLLQAQRDYFGAHGYARVDDDESRQYHLTWSEQPKRQRIR
- the coaBC gene encoding bifunctional phosphopantothenoylcysteine decarboxylase/phosphopantothenate--cysteine ligase CoaBC; this encodes MANSSQQPAQTLAGKRILLGMGGGIAAYKCADLTRRLIERGATVKVVMTHAAKEFITPLTLQAVSGHPVSDSLLDPAAEASMGHIELAKWADLVLIAPATADLIARIHAGMGNDLLTTVCLATDAPLAIAPAMNQQMYRAHATQANLSGLRARGCLIWGPDSGAQACGDVGPGRMLEPLALVGECERWAGPKPLSGKRVMITAGPTREALDPVRYLSNHSSGKMGYALAEAAARLGADVTLVSGPVALAVPTGVTRIDVTSAQQMHDAVHASITDHDIFIGCAAVADYRPQTMAEQKMKKQANQDTMTVTMVKNPDIIASVAGLTTHRPFTVGFAAETQDVAAYARDKLTRKTLDMICANDVSQSDQGFNSDRNALHLFWPGGDKALPVTEKRTLAHEVMAHIHARYLQQTIQDEH
- the rph gene encoding ribonuclease PH; amino-acid sequence: MRPSGRALDQIRPVSFTRGFTAHAEGSVLVCFGDTKVICNATIEEGVPRFLKGKGQGWVTAEYGMLPRATHTRNRREASSGKQGGRTVEIQRLIGRSLRAAVDLKALGERTITVDCDVIQADGGTRTASISGASVALADALNALVRDGKLAANPMRGHVAAVSVGIYQQTPICDLEYVEDSAADTDMNVVMLEDGRMIEVQGTAEAEPFTPDELNAMLALASKGIDDIVVAQKSALADA
- the radC gene encoding RadC family protein, with protein sequence MSLKTLPQDCRPRERLLARGAESLSDAELLAIFLRTGVTGMSAVALADHLLQDFGSLRALMGADQGAFCQRKGLGSAKYAQLQAVLELSRRYLKETLSKTDALTSPDHTRRYLSTLLRDRPREAFYVLFLDNQHRVIADEQLFEGTHNAASVYPREIVRRALELHAAALILAHNHPSGVAEPSQADRHITDRIANALSLVDVRVLDHLVIGDGDVVSFAERGWLLSP
- the gntR gene encoding gluconate operon transcriptional repressor GntR, with the translated sequence MANKKKRPTLQDIADRVGVTKMTVSRCLRDPAMVSDAAREKIQLAVEELGYIPNRAPDILSNAKSHAIGVLVPSLTNQVFAEVIRGIESVTSPEGYQTMIAHYSYSAALEEQSIESLLSYNVDAIILSENVHTDRARKMLQTASIPVIEIMDSVSPRLEQAVGFDNTQASRDMTNALIEKGRQCIAYFAARMDERTRLKLEGYHQAIAQTQQMPISLQTEDASSFTLGAKLLGQILELHPKVDGIVCTNDDLAIGALYECQRRGIKVPEHIAIAGFHGHDISQAMLPKLATVITPREEIGRVAATELIARLRGADTWPSHIDLGYRIEHGESI
- a CDS encoding gluconokinase, with translation MKVKKLLIMGVSGCGKSLIGSEIARALDLPFYDGDDYHPADNVEKMRQGIPLTDADRSGWLRTLNRLYTDNEAAVIACSALKPEYRDVLRQNNPELVIVYLQGDYATIWSRLQKRANHYFHGEAMLRSQFDALVEPSPEEALFVDISYPVDTVVAHALQQIKEMES
- a CDS encoding YicC/YloC family endoribonuclease, whose product is MIHSMTAYARQELKGDWGNAVWEIRSVNQRYLETYIRMPEPLRSLEPVVRERFRKRLARGKVECNLRFDTSQASQDKLTINEALAKQVIHAAKWVKETAGEGNINPFQVLNWPGVMEAPEQDTDELHRALLAGLDEALDAFIAARASEGENMKALIEQRLDAISAEVIKVREKMPTVIEWQRERLTTRLEEAQVELDPARVEQEMVMLAQKVDVAEELDRLDSHVSEARKILKKGGACGRRLDFMMQEFNREANTLASKSISTEITASGVELKVLIEQMREQIQNIE
- a CDS encoding TRAP transporter small permease subunit: MTEQTPHTPPEPDEHPRNVLDRAIIKVSHLLSWLFIATVFISFYEVVMRYLFDSPTTWVHETASFIGGSLFIIGGIYAFAANRHVRVVLVYDAVSSQTRKYLNLVHHLVGLAFASMLAYSSYSLAKEAWFAPWGELRLETSGSVLNAPYPALLKGLIFIALCILVLQFVLHLIQELVGLRNKDDV
- a CDS encoding TRAP transporter large permease — encoded protein: MFDLSSIGLAWGSLLMLVMLIGLLLTGMQLAFVSGFVAIFFTLFWFGPEAMPLIASRTYSFASGYVFLAVPMFVLMAALLDRSGIAKDLFDAMKSLGRKVRGGVAVQTILVAVLLASMSGVIGGETVLLGILALPQMLRLGYDRKLAIGTTCAGGALGTMLPPSIVLIIYGMTASVSIGDLFKASFLPAFILAACYIAYVLIRCKLNPSLAPIPSDSGEDDEPQVSYFKALFFPLFSVAVVLGSIYTGVASVTEASALGVVGIMLSAIVRGEMNLSMLKESAIATMRTCGMIMWIGIGASALVGIYNLMGGIDFVEQVILSLSGGSAIGTLLIMMVILLVLGMFLDWVGVALLTMPIFVPIITGLGFDPIWFGVVFCLNMQVSFLSPPFGPAAFYLKSVAPKDISLGEIFTSLLPFIALQVFVLSLVIIFPELAMWWQ
- the pyrE gene encoding orotate phosphoribosyltransferase yields the protein MKAYQRQFIEFALEREVLKFGEFTLKSGRKSPYFFNAGLFNTGRDLAKLGEFYAAALMDAGIDYDVLFGPAYKGIPIATTTAVALATHHDVDTPYCFNRKEAKDHGEGGNLVGSALSGRVMLVDDVITAGTAIRESMTLIQAQGAQLAGVLVAIDRQERGQGELSAIQEVERDFGCQVVSIISLSDLVTYLEQSQADPAQLAAVKAYQASYGI
- the slmA gene encoding nucleoid occlusion factor SlmA, whose amino-acid sequence is MAAPKKSNRREEILQALAQMLESNQGSQRITTAKLAEQVGVSEAALYRHFPSKARMFEGLIEFIEDSLLSRINLIIEEEKDTLVRLKLILQLLLAFGERNPGLTRIMTGHALMFEQDRLQARINQLFERVEAQLKQVLRERRLREGKGFPLDEAVLASQLISQVEGGFCRYVRSSFKQLPTANFEQYWQLLTNQLQ
- the rpmB gene encoding 50S ribosomal protein L28 — translated: MSRVCQVTGKRPVVGNNRSHANNATKRRFLPNLQTHRFWVESEKRFVKLRLSTKGMRIIDKKGIDSVLTEMRARGENV